In Gossypium raimondii isolate GPD5lz chromosome 12, ASM2569854v1, whole genome shotgun sequence, a single window of DNA contains:
- the LOC105763418 gene encoding peroxidase 51 yields MGHFVNLLVFLSFSLSFCLFPGTVSAQLRQNFYANSCSNVEAIVRGEVAKKFSQTFVTVPATLRLFFHDCFVQGCDASVMIASTGSNKAEKDHPDNLSLAGDGFDTVIKAKAAVDAVPSCRNKVSCADILALATRDVIAMSGGPSYAVELGRLDGLSSTAASVNGKLPHPTFNLNQLNSLFAANGLSQTDMIALSAAHTLGFSHCDKFSNRIYNFSRQNAVDPTLNKDYATQLQQMCPRNVDPRIAINMDPNTPRTFDNVYFQNLQKGQGLFTSDQVLFTDTRSRPTVDAWASNSQAFNQAFITAMSKLGRLGVKTGRNGNIRRNCAAFN; encoded by the exons ATGGGTCACTTCGTTAACCTTTTAGTTTTCCTGTCATTTTCTCTAAGCTTCTGTTTGTTTCCTGGCACAGTATCAGCTCAACTAAGACAAAATTTCTATGCTAATTCTTGCTCAAATGTAGAAGCGATTGTTAGAGGTGAAGTGGCCAAGAAATTCAGCCAAACTTTCGTCACAGTTCCTGCCACTCTCCGTCTCTTCTTCCATGATTGCTTTGTCCAG GGATGTGATGCTTCGGTTATGATTGCATCTACCGGTAGCAACAAAGCTGAAAAAGATCACCCTGATAACCTGTCGTTAGCCGGAGATGGATTTGACACCGTCATCAAAGCTAAAGCAGCGGTTGATGCGGTTCCAAGTTGCAGAAATAAGGTGTCTTGTGCTGATATCTTGGCTTTGGCTACCCGTGATGTTATTGCTATG TCTGGTGGACCTTCTTATGCTGTTGAATTGGGGAGATTGGATGGGTTAAGCTCGACAGCTGCTAGTGTCAATGGAAAGCTTCCTCACCCAACTTTCAACTTGAATCAGCTTAATTCGCTTTTTGCAGCAAATGGACTCAGCCAAACTGACATGATTGCTCTATCAG CGGCACACACTCTTGGATTCTCACATTGCGACAAGTTTTCCAACAGAATATACAATTTTAGCCGTCAAAATGCAGTGGACCCAACGCTCAATAAGGACTATGCTACTCAACTTCAACAAATGTGCCCCAGGAATGTGGACCCAAGGATAGCCATCAACATGGACCCAAACACACCCAGGACATTTGACAATGTCTACTTCCAGAACTTGCAGAAAGGGCAGGGCCTTTTCACCTCCGACCAGGTTTTATTCACGGACACAAGGTCTAGACCTACTGTAGACGCCTGGGCCTCCAACTCCCAGGCTTTTAACCAAGCCTTTATTACTGCTATGAGTAAGCTGGGTCGGCTAGGTGTCAAGACTGGGAGGAACGGCAACATTCGTAGAAACTGTGCTGCCTTTAACTGA
- the LOC105763417 gene encoding uncharacterized protein LOC105763417: protein MILRNLETEMPGGRNFPRIGTLELKSQIVRKIGRIKTEEYFNLLTRFLSLRIGKPEFDKLCIDTIGRENVRLHNNLLISIVRNASLSKTPPSVENKFEASLSVKASNGYQRSNLQSLCKDFPQSPRKSRTPNLRDRKLRDRPSPSGPDGKSHNNTTCEDAIRKVQEQQSATELLSLGSRPPGSVEDGEEVDQATGSPGAYSRSPVRAPLGITLNTKGMRNLPWNRAASASETCYCRGELPDSGSLRKRLEQKLEMEGLNISMDCANFLNNSLDVYMKRLIKPCLELARSRSGKKLIDQGHSWSMACLNGMQPMRYAPKQNGPISASILDFRVAMELNPLLVGVDWPTQLEKACLLASEE, encoded by the coding sequence ATGATACTGAGGAACTTGGAAACTGAAATGCCAGGTGGTCGGAATTTTCCCAGAATAGGTACTTTAGAGCTGAAATCTCAGATTGTAAGGAAGATTGGGCGTATAAAAACGGAGGAGTACTTCAATCTGCTTACTAGATTTTTGAGTCTTAGGATTGGGAAACCCGAGTTTGATAAGCTCTGCATTGATACAATAGGGAGAGAAAATGTTCGTCTTCATAATAATCTCCTGATATCAATTGTTAGAAATGCTTCGCTTTCAAAGACTCCTCCATCGGTGGAGAACAAGTTTGAAGCTTCTTTAAGTGTTAAAGCGTCAAATGGGTACCAAAGAAGCAATCTTCAGTCACTGTGCAAAGACTTTCCTCAATCCCCTCGTAAGAGTCGGACTCCGAATCTTCGTGATCGTAAGTTGAGGGACCGCCCAAGTCCTTCAGGGCCTGATGGGAAGAGCCATAACAATACTACCTGTGAGGATGCAATTCGTAAAGTTCAAGAACAGCAGAGTGCTACTGAGTTGCTTTCTTTGGGTAGCAGACCGCCTGGCTCTGTCGAGGATGGAGAAGAGGTTGATCAAGCTACGGGAAGTCCGGGCGCTTACAGTAGAAGTCCTGTTAGAGCTCCACTTGGCATCACTTTGAACACTAAAGGAATGCGAAATTTACCATGGAACCGAGCAGCATCTGCTTCCGAAACTTGTTATTGCCGGGGCGAACTACCTGACAGCGGTTCTTTgaggaagaggttggaacagaAGTTGGAGATGGAGGGACTAAATATCTCTATGGATTGTGCCAATTTTTTGAACAATAGCCTTGATGTTTACATGAAGAGATTGATCAAACCCTGTTTGGAACTGGCTCGCTCGAGATCAGGAAAGAAACTTATTGACCAAGGCCACAGTTGGTCCATGGCCTGTTTGAATGGGATGCAGCCCATGAGATATGCACCAAAACAAAATGGACCCATTTCTGCATCAATCTTAGACTTTCGAGTTGCGATGGAGTTGAATCCCTTGCTTGTAGGAGTGGACTGGCCAACACAACTGGAGAAGGCGTGCCTGCTTGCTTCAGAAGAGTGA